One window of the Salminus brasiliensis chromosome 1, fSalBra1.hap2, whole genome shotgun sequence genome contains the following:
- the LOC140537714 gene encoding protein shisa-2-like, protein MRGVSAVGHLVSVAVTVLVSVSGEYCHSWMDSRAQWRDGFHCPEQMDKRDAVLCCGHCGLRYCCGDMRARLDQGACTDHSRGQETHSSEHTADLPVYAPFLIVICVFVVFVLLGSVVAVCLSQKPLPPTRSSQSPAQDTLHSPSEAPETLPMTASTGTSCGSSSSLCPIKSAPQGQSGHPPARLESQQQQALPPCFPQTPNPAFHRTMTLPTMLHPLMFPNNMLNSYMIPMQGLRPYRSVPSPCPPNTGTSLIQRSSDVIV, encoded by the exons ATGAGAGGTGTGAGTGCGGTGGGTCATCTCGTGTCCGTGGCAGTGACTGTACTGGTCAGTGTCAGTGGAGAATACTGCCACAGCTGGATGGACTCCAGGGCGCAGTGGAGGGATGGATTCCACTGTCCAGAACAAATGGATAAGAGGGACGCGGTGCTGTGCTGTGGTCACTGTGGTCTGCGCTACTGCTGTGGAGACATGCGAGCCAGACTGGACCAGGGAGCCTGCACTGACCACAGCAGAGGACAGGAGACGCACAGCAGTGAACATACAGCAG ATTTACCAGTCTACGCACCCTTCCTGATTGtgatatgtgtgtttgtggtcttCGTCCTGTTGGGTTCAGTGGTGGCTGTCTGCTTGAGCCAGAAGCCCCTCCCCCCAACACGCTCCAGCCAGTCGCCAGCCCAGGATACCCTGCACTCACCCTCGGAGGCCCCGGAGACCCTGCCCATGACGGCCAGCACCGGAACCTCCTGCGGCTCTTCATCTTCACTCTGCCCCATCAAAAGCGCCCCCCAGGGCCAGAGTGGTCATCCTCCAGCAAGACTGGAGAGCCAGCAGCAGCAAGCTCTGCCCCCCTGCTTCCCCCAGACACCAAACCCTGCCTTTCATCGGACCATGACCTTACCCACAATGCTCCACCCACTTATGTTCCCCAACAACATGCTGAACTCCTATATGATTCCCATGCAAGGTCTGAGACCATACCGGTCAGTGCCCTCTCCATGCCCTCCTAATACTGGCACCAGCCTAATTCAGAGGAGCAGTGATGTCATTGTGTGA